Proteins co-encoded in one Pseudomonas beijingensis genomic window:
- a CDS encoding fructose-bisphosphate aldolase, with the protein MTTNQPSSRFTPLTQTATTHPVLLIDTQAPLPELHACASERLHATLDYLTLVACSSLRDSAASDLNTITNVARILVQDVADVFGVIERRGLED; encoded by the coding sequence ATGACAACGAATCAACCATCCAGTCGCTTCACACCTCTCACTCAAACCGCCACCACCCACCCCGTCCTGCTGATCGACACCCAAGCCCCGCTCCCCGAACTCCATGCCTGTGCCAGCGAACGCCTGCACGCCACGCTCGACTACCTGACCTTGGTGGCGTGCAGCAGCCTGCGTGATTCAGCGGCCAGCGACCTCAACACCATCACCAATGTCGCCAGGATCCTGGTGCAGGATGTCGCGGATGTGTTCGGCGTGATCGAGCGGCGCGGGCTCGAAGACTGA
- the uxuA gene encoding mannonate dehydratase gives MEQTWRWFGPKDPISLADIRQTGATGIVTALHEIPNGQVWPVDAIAARKQMIEAADLSWSVVESIPVHEDIKRGCGRRDEYIANYQQSVRNLASCGIDIVCYNFMPVLDWTRTDLSFELADGGWALRFDQTAFAAFDLFILQRPGAQAEYSAEDIQQAKAYFEQLTPARRETLVNTLIAGLPGAEEHYSLDNFRDLLRTYADIDEAKLREHLGYFLRAVIPVAEEVGVRMAIHPDDPPRALLGLPRILSTAEDAQWLLDAAPSPANGLTFCTGSYGVREDNDLVAMAKHFAPFIYFTHLRSTRRETDPRSFHEAHHLDGDVDMVGVISALVAEERRREREGGPRLPLRPDHGHQLLDDQHRKSNPGYSLIGRLKGLAEIRGVELAVRRQLG, from the coding sequence ATGGAACAGACATGGCGTTGGTTTGGCCCCAAAGACCCGATTTCCCTGGCGGACATTCGCCAGACCGGTGCGACCGGCATCGTCACCGCGCTGCACGAAATCCCCAATGGCCAGGTGTGGCCGGTGGACGCCATCGCGGCGCGTAAACAGATGATCGAAGCGGCCGACCTGAGCTGGTCGGTGGTGGAAAGCATTCCGGTGCACGAAGACATCAAGCGCGGCTGCGGACGGCGCGACGAGTACATCGCCAACTACCAGCAAAGCGTGCGTAACCTGGCGAGCTGCGGCATCGATATCGTCTGCTACAACTTCATGCCGGTGCTGGACTGGACCCGAACCGATTTGTCCTTTGAGCTGGCGGATGGCGGTTGGGCCTTGCGCTTCGATCAAACCGCGTTTGCCGCCTTCGACCTGTTCATCCTCCAGCGCCCGGGTGCGCAGGCTGAATACAGCGCCGAGGACATCCAGCAGGCCAAGGCCTACTTCGAACAACTGACGCCGGCCCGGCGCGAAACCCTGGTCAACACTCTGATCGCCGGCTTGCCCGGCGCCGAGGAACACTACAGCCTGGACAACTTCCGTGACTTGCTGCGGACCTACGCCGACATCGACGAGGCCAAGTTGCGCGAACACCTGGGGTATTTTCTGCGGGCGGTGATCCCGGTTGCCGAGGAGGTGGGTGTGCGCATGGCAATCCACCCGGACGACCCGCCCCGGGCACTGCTCGGCTTGCCCCGCATCCTCTCCACCGCCGAAGACGCCCAATGGCTGCTGGATGCGGCGCCAAGCCCGGCCAATGGCCTGACGTTCTGCACCGGCTCCTATGGCGTGCGCGAAGACAACGACTTGGTAGCGATGGCCAAGCACTTTGCGCCGTTCATCTACTTCACCCACCTGCGTTCAACCCGCCGGGAAACCGACCCCCGCAGCTTCCATGAAGCCCATCACCTGGACGGCGACGTCGACATGGTCGGGGTCATCAGCGCCTTGGTGGCTGAAGAGCGCCGACGTGAACGCGAAGGCGGCCCGCGCTTGCCGCTGCGTCCCGACCATGGGCATCAACTGCTGGACGACCAGCACCGCAAAAGCAATCCCGGCTACTCACTGATCGGCCGCCTCAAGGGCCTGGCGGAAATCCGCGGCGTGGAACTGGCCGTGCGCCGACAGCTGGGTTAG
- a CDS encoding GFA family protein — translation MHEGHHGSCLCGEIRYEISAELKALTHCHCRRCQKAHGAAFATYASVPAASLRVSANGNALRLYESETGVKRQFCGACGSSLFWSDPHGAYPDWISVAVATLDTEFKPHKQQHGYRETRFDWLVLPDCVEPTGFERPTGPERLKPRPSQS, via the coding sequence ATGCATGAAGGTCACCACGGAAGCTGCCTGTGCGGTGAGATCCGTTATGAAATTTCGGCCGAATTGAAGGCGTTGACCCACTGTCATTGCAGGCGTTGCCAGAAAGCGCATGGTGCCGCGTTCGCGACCTATGCCAGCGTCCCGGCTGCATCATTGCGAGTCTCGGCAAATGGGAATGCGCTCCGGTTGTATGAGTCCGAAACGGGCGTCAAGCGGCAGTTCTGCGGAGCATGCGGTTCAAGCTTGTTCTGGTCGGACCCTCACGGCGCGTATCCAGACTGGATATCGGTTGCCGTGGCCACTCTCGATACCGAATTCAAACCCCACAAACAACAGCATGGCTACCGCGAAACCCGCTTTGATTGGCTCGTCTTGCCGGATTGCGTTGAGCCGACAGGGTTTGAGAGGCCAACGGGACCTGAGCGACTGAAACCCCGCCCATCCCAATCCTGA
- the xylG gene encoding D-xylose ABC transporter ATP-binding protein — MSDYLLQMNGIVKTFDGVKALNGIDIKVRPGECVGLCGENGAGKSTLMKVLSAVYPYGTWEGEIIWDGQPLKAQSISETEAAGIVIIHQELTLVPDLSVAENIFMGHELTLPGGRMNYPAMIHRAEALMRELKVPDMNVSLPVSQYGGGYQQLVEIAKALNKQARLLILDEPSSALTRSEIEVLLDIIRDLKAKGVACVYISHKLDEVAAVCDTISVIRDGKHIATTAMADMDIPRIITQMVGREMSNLYPTEPHDVGEVIFEARHVTCYDVDNPKRKRVDDISFVLKRGEILGIAGLVGAGRTELVSALFGAYPGRYEGEVWLGGQQIDTRTPLKSIRAGLCMVPEDRKRQGIIPDLGVGQNITLAVLDNYAKLTRIDAEAELGSIDKEIARMHLKTASPFLPITSLSGGNQQKAVLAKMLLTKPRVLILDEPTRGVDVGAKYEIYKLMGALAAEGVSIIMVSSELAEVLGVSDRVLVIGEGQLRGDFINHELTQEQVLAAALSHPDGHNNNDRKSA, encoded by the coding sequence ATGTCCGACTACCTGCTGCAAATGAACGGCATCGTCAAAACCTTTGACGGTGTCAAAGCCCTGAACGGCATCGACATCAAGGTCAGGCCGGGTGAGTGTGTCGGCCTGTGCGGTGAAAACGGCGCGGGCAAATCCACGCTGATGAAAGTGCTGTCGGCGGTCTACCCTTACGGCACCTGGGAAGGCGAAATCATTTGGGACGGCCAGCCGCTCAAGGCGCAGTCCATCAGCGAAACCGAAGCCGCCGGGATCGTCATCATTCACCAGGAACTGACCCTGGTCCCCGACCTGTCGGTGGCCGAAAACATCTTCATGGGCCACGAGCTGACGCTGCCTGGCGGACGCATGAACTACCCGGCGATGATCCATCGCGCCGAAGCCCTGATGCGTGAGCTCAAAGTGCCGGACATGAACGTCTCGTTGCCGGTTTCGCAGTACGGCGGTGGCTACCAGCAACTGGTGGAAATTGCCAAGGCACTGAACAAGCAGGCGCGGCTGCTGATCCTCGACGAGCCCTCCTCGGCCCTGACCCGCTCGGAAATCGAGGTGCTGCTGGACATCATCCGCGACCTCAAGGCCAAAGGCGTTGCCTGCGTCTACATCTCCCACAAACTCGATGAAGTGGCCGCCGTGTGCGACACCATCTCGGTGATCCGCGATGGCAAACACATCGCCACCACCGCCATGGCGGACATGGACATTCCCAGGATCATCACCCAGATGGTCGGGCGGGAAATGAGCAACCTCTACCCCACCGAACCCCATGACGTCGGCGAGGTGATTTTCGAGGCGCGCCACGTCACCTGCTACGACGTCGACAACCCCAAGCGCAAACGGGTCGACGACATTTCATTTGTCCTCAAGCGCGGGGAAATCCTCGGCATCGCCGGGCTGGTCGGTGCCGGCCGCACGGAACTGGTCTCGGCGCTGTTTGGCGCCTACCCCGGTCGCTACGAAGGCGAAGTCTGGCTGGGCGGCCAACAAATAGACACGCGCACGCCGCTCAAGTCGATCCGCGCGGGTCTGTGCATGGTCCCCGAAGACCGCAAGCGCCAAGGCATCATTCCAGATCTGGGCGTGGGCCAGAACATCACCCTGGCGGTGCTGGACAACTACGCGAAACTGACCCGCATCGACGCCGAAGCCGAACTGGGCAGCATCGACAAGGAAATCGCGCGCATGCACCTCAAGACCGCGAGCCCGTTCCTGCCGATCACCAGCCTCTCCGGCGGCAACCAGCAAAAAGCCGTGTTGGCGAAAATGCTCCTGACCAAGCCCCGCGTGCTGATCCTCGATGAGCCCACCCGTGGCGTCGACGTCGGTGCCAAGTATGAGATCTACAAGTTGATGGGCGCGCTGGCGGCCGAAGGCGTGTCGATCATCATGGTGTCCTCGGAGCTGGCCGAAGTCCTGGGAGTTTCCGACCGCGTGCTGGTGATTGGCGAAGGCCAGTTGCGCGGCGACTTCATCAACCACGAACTCACCCAGGAACAGGTGCTCGCCGCCGCGCTCAGCCATCCCGATGGCCATAACAATAATGATCGGAAGTCTGCGTAG
- the gcvA gene encoding transcriptional regulator GcvA: MIANLPPLNAVRAFAAAARHQSFSRAAEELHVSHSAVSRHVKLLEERLGVLLFERRTRQSLLTPAGRVFYEQVSEALTQIANAATTLTRHAAQRKVIINVRPSFAVRWLIPRLPDFMARHPGIKPEVVTSTRSPDPSREMFDVVIRRGHAGWSADVQPTVLLEDHLLLVAAPSLLQSVPLENVHDLARHTLLSGRTRSSDWQDWVEHAGIDPLNNPPTLQFDHMHLVLQAAVDGLGVALCPASLLGRDVSNGRLACPLPSLCLPLARYYYGVSGNAVVETQVFVEWLLTHVHQDWDGRGFSRSGPVGLSNPVGSTQSGKTSQSKRVSR, from the coding sequence ATGATTGCCAACCTCCCCCCGTTGAACGCCGTTCGCGCTTTCGCCGCTGCCGCTCGCCACCAGAGTTTCAGTCGCGCCGCCGAAGAGCTGCACGTCAGCCACAGCGCCGTCAGCCGTCACGTAAAGTTGCTCGAAGAGCGTTTGGGCGTACTGCTGTTCGAACGTCGAACCCGGCAATCCTTGCTCACCCCGGCCGGTCGGGTTTTCTACGAACAGGTCAGCGAGGCACTGACCCAGATCGCCAACGCCGCCACCACGCTGACGCGCCATGCGGCCCAGCGCAAAGTGATCATCAACGTGCGCCCTTCCTTCGCGGTGCGCTGGCTCATCCCCAGACTGCCGGACTTCATGGCGCGCCATCCGGGCATCAAGCCCGAGGTCGTCACCAGCACCCGGTCTCCCGATCCATCGCGGGAAATGTTCGACGTGGTCATTCGTCGTGGACACGCCGGCTGGTCAGCCGATGTACAGCCCACCGTGTTGTTGGAGGACCACCTGCTGCTGGTCGCCGCACCGTCGCTGCTGCAAAGCGTGCCATTGGAAAACGTCCACGACCTGGCCCGGCACACCTTGTTGTCGGGCAGGACGCGCAGCAGCGATTGGCAAGATTGGGTGGAACACGCCGGAATCGATCCATTGAACAATCCGCCGACCCTGCAATTCGATCACATGCACCTTGTGCTCCAGGCCGCTGTCGATGGCCTGGGCGTGGCGTTGTGTCCGGCTTCGCTGTTGGGTAGGGATGTGTCCAATGGGCGCTTGGCCTGTCCACTGCCGTCGTTGTGCCTGCCGTTGGCCCGCTATTACTACGGGGTTTCCGGGAATGCGGTGGTTGAGACGCAGGTTTTTGTTGAGTGGTTGTTGACGCATGTTCATCAGGATTGGGATGGGCGGGGTTTCAGTCGCTCAGGTCCCGTTGGCCTCTCAAACCCTGTCGGCTCAACGCAATCCGGCAAGACGAGCCAATCAAAGCGGGTTTCGCGGTAG
- a CDS encoding MFS transporter — MFGQGRSLIIIMLFLAGVINYLDRSALSVAAPFIQKDYGLSTGEMGMIFSSFFVGYAAFNFIGGWAADRYGAKTTLLLAMVLWSLFSGLTVLTVGFASLVLIRILFGMGEGPLSVTTSKMVNNWYAPKRRARAIGASMSGTPLGGAISGPVVGFIAVTYGWKVSFIIIMLVGLIWAAVWYKFVKEKPEGEGAEDILRAEGQSELAAQPVFPLRFYLKQPTVLFTSLAFFSYNYTLFFFLTWFPSYLTMAHGLNVKDMSIATVIPWVLGFLGLALGGFISDFVFKKTGKMMFSRKVVLVTCLLACAVCIACAGMVKTLYPAVILVALAVFFLYLTGAIYWAIIQDTVPAARVGGVSGFMHFLANTSGIVGPTLTGFLVQFTGSFTNAFLLAGLLTVIGAVCVARYVKPLSVADTGNAAAQSPQPASALGRS; from the coding sequence ATGTTTGGTCAAGGACGTAGCTTAATCATCATCATGCTGTTCCTGGCCGGGGTCATCAATTACCTCGACCGGTCGGCATTGTCTGTGGCGGCGCCTTTCATCCAGAAGGACTACGGTCTGAGTACGGGTGAGATGGGCATGATCTTCAGCAGTTTTTTCGTCGGTTATGCCGCCTTCAACTTCATCGGTGGTTGGGCCGCCGACCGTTACGGCGCCAAGACCACATTGCTGCTGGCCATGGTCTTGTGGTCGCTGTTCAGCGGTCTGACCGTGCTGACGGTGGGCTTCGCTTCGCTGGTGCTCATCCGGATCCTGTTCGGCATGGGCGAAGGGCCGCTGAGCGTCACCACCAGCAAGATGGTGAACAACTGGTACGCCCCCAAGCGCAGGGCGCGGGCGATCGGCGCGTCGATGTCCGGCACGCCGCTGGGCGGGGCGATTTCCGGTCCGGTGGTGGGCTTCATCGCCGTCACCTACGGCTGGAAGGTGTCGTTCATTATCATCATGTTGGTCGGCCTGATCTGGGCGGCGGTCTGGTACAAGTTCGTCAAGGAGAAGCCTGAAGGCGAGGGTGCCGAGGATATTCTCCGGGCCGAGGGGCAGAGCGAGCTGGCTGCACAACCGGTATTTCCACTGCGGTTCTACCTCAAACAGCCGACGGTGCTGTTCACCTCCCTGGCGTTCTTTTCCTATAACTACACCTTGTTCTTCTTCCTGACCTGGTTCCCCAGCTACCTGACCATGGCCCACGGCTTGAACGTCAAGGACATGAGCATCGCCACGGTCATTCCCTGGGTATTGGGTTTCCTCGGTCTGGCCCTGGGCGGCTTCATCTCCGACTTTGTGTTCAAGAAAACCGGAAAGATGATGTTCTCCCGCAAAGTGGTGCTGGTGACCTGCCTGCTGGCCTGTGCCGTCTGCATCGCTTGCGCGGGGATGGTCAAGACCCTGTATCCAGCGGTGATTCTCGTCGCCTTGGCGGTGTTCTTCCTGTACCTCACCGGCGCCATCTACTGGGCGATCATCCAGGACACCGTCCCGGCGGCGCGGGTGGGCGGCGTCAGTGGTTTCATGCACTTTCTGGCGAACACCTCGGGCATCGTCGGCCCGACCCTGACGGGCTTCCTGGTGCAGTTCACCGGTTCGTTCACCAATGCCTTCCTGCTGGCAGGGCTGTTGACCGTGATCGGCGCCGTGTGTGTCGCGCGCTACGTTAAACCGCTGTCGGTGGCGGACACCGGCAACGCGGCGGCACAAAGCCCGCAGCCCGCTTCGGCCCTGGGCCGTTCCTGA
- a CDS encoding mannitol dehydrogenase family protein, with protein sequence MPVVKRVPCTGTAAQIGIVHLGLGAFHRAHQAVYLQRHLNRHGDSEWGVCSANLRSNRTLVEQMREQDGRYHVAEYRDREQVTLREIGVLRQALYVGEGGEELEQLLQRMAAPQTRIVTLTVTEKGYCLSPSSGQLRREDPTIAHDIAHPHTPRSAPGIVLEALRRRRAEGVPAFTVLCCDNMPDNGQRTRQAVSALAALQDEALAQWVEQQVAFPSCMVDRIVPAMDDESFRRLAQQLDCHDRAAVVCESFSQWVIEDHFPLGRPDWEVEGVQMVDDVRPFETMKLRMLNGSHSLLAYVGLLAGHESVFEAVSDVRLARLIARYMAEEATPTLDMPAGIDLSAYAHDLQARFANDSLQHRLRQIAMDGSQKLPQRWLLGAQQLLDQGRDIDCTALGIAAWILYCTQPLPGRAAHVVDDPLSATFADLAGRSEGASRVDAVLDLHEVFPPQLSARPAFRDAVHRAYGALTRDGVDSLLHALAASN encoded by the coding sequence ATGCCTGTTGTGAAACGTGTACCTTGCACCGGCACTGCAGCGCAGATCGGTATCGTGCACCTGGGCCTGGGCGCGTTTCACCGAGCGCACCAGGCGGTCTACCTGCAACGCCATCTCAATCGCCATGGCGACAGCGAGTGGGGCGTGTGCAGTGCCAACCTGCGCTCCAATCGCACCTTGGTCGAGCAAATGCGCGAGCAGGACGGCCGCTACCATGTGGCCGAGTACCGTGACCGCGAACAAGTGACGCTGCGCGAGATCGGGGTGTTGCGCCAGGCTTTGTATGTGGGCGAGGGCGGCGAGGAACTGGAACAGTTGCTGCAGCGCATGGCTGCGCCGCAAACGCGGATCGTCACCCTCACCGTGACCGAAAAGGGTTACTGCCTGAGCCCTTCCTCCGGGCAGTTGCGCCGGGAAGATCCGACGATTGCCCATGACATCGCCCATCCACACACGCCGCGCTCAGCCCCCGGTATTGTCCTGGAAGCCCTGCGCCGGCGCCGTGCCGAGGGCGTCCCGGCCTTCACTGTATTGTGCTGTGACAACATGCCCGACAACGGCCAGCGCACCCGCCAGGCGGTGAGCGCGTTGGCGGCGTTGCAGGATGAGGCGCTGGCGCAGTGGGTCGAGCAACAGGTGGCGTTTCCCAGCTGCATGGTCGACCGCATCGTGCCGGCCATGGACGACGAATCCTTCCGCCGGCTGGCGCAGCAACTCGACTGCCACGACCGTGCGGCGGTGGTCTGTGAAAGCTTCAGCCAGTGGGTGATCGAGGACCACTTTCCCCTCGGCCGCCCGGACTGGGAAGTGGAAGGCGTGCAGATGGTGGACGACGTGCGTCCGTTTGAAACGATGAAACTGCGCATGCTCAATGGCAGCCATTCGTTGCTGGCCTACGTAGGGTTGCTGGCCGGCCATGAGTCGGTCTTCGAGGCCGTCAGCGACGTGAGGCTGGCACGCCTCATCGCGCGCTACATGGCCGAGGAGGCCACGCCGACCCTGGACATGCCGGCCGGCATCGATCTGTCGGCGTATGCCCATGATCTGCAGGCGCGCTTTGCCAACGACAGCCTGCAACATCGGTTGCGCCAGATTGCCATGGACGGTTCGCAGAAGCTGCCGCAACGCTGGTTGCTCGGCGCGCAGCAATTGCTCGACCAGGGGCGCGACATCGACTGTACCGCGCTGGGCATCGCGGCCTGGATCCTCTACTGCACGCAACCGTTGCCCGGTCGTGCGGCGCACGTGGTTGACGACCCGCTGAGTGCCACCTTTGCCGATCTTGCGGGACGATCCGAGGGCGCATCGCGGGTGGATGCCGTTCTCGACCTGCACGAAGTCTTCCCGCCGCAGCTCTCGGCTCGCCCGGCATTTCGCGACGCCGTGCACCGCGCCTACGGCGCCTTGACGCGCGATGGCGTGGACAGCCTGTTGCACGCCCTTGCCGCATCCAACTGA
- a CDS encoding Zn-dependent oxidoreductase: MKAFQVRAPFEFGLAQVDRPEVAPGEVQVDVAYAGICGSDMHIIHGQNAFVRFPRVTGHEFSGVIRQVGEGVEHLQVGDRVCVDPVISCGTCYPCRIGRPNVCTRLQVIGVHRDGGFSEQVCVPAENAHRLPDSMSLSHGALVEPYSIALNVLDRMQPQPGDSVLIYGAGVIGLTLVQMAKALGMTDITVTDVIDSRLETARALGASRTLNGQQVDVEAVMRELTQGEGVPLIVDAACIPALMPQMVRLASPAGRIGLLGFTATPSDLVQLEMIKKELTLVGSRLNNRKFPRVIELIASGQLQVQDLISHRVTFDEMPGAIDLIEKHPEQTRKVLVELTNAHP; encoded by the coding sequence ATGAAAGCGTTTCAGGTAAGAGCACCCTTTGAATTCGGCCTGGCCCAGGTCGACCGGCCCGAAGTCGCCCCCGGCGAGGTCCAGGTCGATGTGGCGTACGCCGGCATCTGTGGCTCGGATATGCACATCATTCACGGGCAGAACGCATTCGTGCGTTTCCCCCGGGTCACCGGCCATGAGTTTTCCGGGGTGATTCGGCAAGTCGGTGAAGGTGTCGAGCACCTGCAGGTGGGCGACCGGGTGTGCGTCGATCCGGTGATCAGTTGCGGCACTTGTTATCCCTGCCGCATTGGCCGGCCCAACGTCTGCACGCGGCTGCAAGTGATCGGCGTGCATCGCGACGGTGGTTTCAGCGAGCAGGTTTGCGTACCGGCCGAGAATGCGCACCGCTTGCCCGATTCGATGTCCCTCAGCCACGGCGCCCTGGTCGAGCCTTATTCCATTGCCCTGAACGTGCTCGATCGCATGCAGCCGCAACCGGGCGACAGCGTGCTGATCTACGGCGCCGGGGTGATCGGCCTGACCCTGGTGCAGATGGCCAAGGCGTTGGGAATGACTGACATCACCGTCACCGATGTCATCGACAGCCGCCTGGAGACGGCGCGGGCCCTGGGCGCCAGTCGGACCCTCAACGGCCAGCAAGTCGATGTCGAAGCGGTGATGCGTGAGCTGACTCAAGGCGAAGGCGTGCCATTGATTGTCGATGCCGCCTGCATCCCGGCGCTGATGCCGCAGATGGTGCGCCTGGCCTCGCCGGCCGGGCGCATCGGATTGCTGGGCTTCACTGCCACGCCCAGTGATCTGGTGCAGTTGGAAATGATCAAGAAGGAACTGACCCTGGTGGGTTCGCGGCTCAACAACCGCAAGTTCCCCCGGGTGATCGAACTGATTGCCAGCGGCCAGTTGCAGGTCCAGGACCTGATCAGTCATCGCGTCACCTTCGACGAAATGCCCGGCGCCATCGACCTCATTGAAAAACACCCCGAGCAAACCCGAAAAGTGCTGGTGGAGCTGACGAACGCCCATCCCTGA
- a CDS encoding sugar ABC transporter permease yields MNQVKQLFSRYKMLALVIAVALIWLFFSWQTDGGFLTPRNLSNLLRQMSITGILACGMVLVIISGEIDLSVGSLLGLLGGLAAILDVVYHIPLLANLSLVALCGLVIGLGNGYMTAYLRIPSFIVGLGGMLAFRGVLLGVTGGTTIAPVSPELVYVGQGYLPHTVGTGLGILLFALTLFLTWKQRRNRALHGLAAHSLVRDVLRVVVIGAVLAGFVYTLNSYDGIPVPVLLLLILLGVFSYVTSQTVFGRRVYSVGSNMEATRLSGINVQAVKLWIFGIMGVMCALAGMVNTARLAAGSPSAGNMGELDAIAACFIGGTSMRGGSGTVYGALLGALVITSLDNGMSMLDVDSYWQMIVKGSILVLAVWVDVSTRTGRR; encoded by the coding sequence ATGAATCAGGTCAAACAGCTGTTTTCCCGCTACAAAATGCTCGCGCTGGTGATCGCCGTGGCGCTGATCTGGCTGTTCTTCAGCTGGCAGACCGACGGTGGGTTCCTGACCCCGCGCAACCTTTCCAACCTGCTGCGGCAGATGTCCATCACCGGGATCCTCGCTTGCGGCATGGTGCTGGTGATCATCAGCGGCGAGATCGACCTGTCGGTGGGCTCATTGCTTGGGCTATTAGGTGGCCTGGCGGCGATCCTCGATGTGGTCTATCACATCCCATTGCTGGCGAACCTCAGCCTGGTGGCCTTGTGCGGCTTGGTGATCGGCTTGGGCAACGGCTACATGACCGCCTACCTGCGCATTCCATCGTTCATCGTCGGGCTGGGTGGCATGCTCGCGTTTCGCGGCGTCCTGTTGGGCGTGACCGGCGGCACCACCATTGCCCCGGTGTCACCGGAGCTGGTCTACGTCGGCCAGGGTTACTTGCCGCACACGGTCGGGACCGGGCTCGGCATCCTGCTGTTCGCCCTGACCCTGTTCCTGACCTGGAAACAACGGCGCAACCGCGCCCTCCATGGCTTGGCGGCGCATTCCCTGGTGCGCGACGTGTTGCGCGTGGTGGTGATCGGCGCGGTGCTGGCCGGGTTCGTCTATACCCTCAACAGCTACGACGGCATTCCGGTGCCGGTGCTGCTCCTGCTGATCCTGCTGGGGGTGTTCAGCTACGTCACCAGCCAGACCGTGTTCGGCCGCCGCGTCTACTCGGTAGGCAGCAACATGGAAGCCACGCGCCTGTCCGGCATCAACGTGCAAGCGGTGAAGCTGTGGATCTTCGGCATCATGGGCGTGATGTGCGCCCTCGCCGGCATGGTCAACACCGCACGCCTGGCCGCCGGCTCGCCCTCGGCCGGCAACATGGGCGAACTCGACGCCATCGCGGCCTGCTTCATCGGCGGCACCTCCATGCGCGGCGGCTCCGGCACGGTCTACGGTGCGCTGCTCGGCGCGCTGGTGATCACCAGCCTGGACAACGGCATGTCGATGCTCGACGTCGACAGCTACTGGCAGATGATCGTCAAAGGCAGCATCTTGGTGCTGGCGGTGTGGGTGGATGTGAGTACGCGGACGGGGCGACGTTGA
- a CDS encoding LysE family translocator, which yields MAGYGLFLILATLTVLSPGPGVVLTLSNALRHGWRGALPGIFGIASGAFIVAGICASSLGLLLAASATAFTVLKYIGALYLLYLGIKMWRTQRFIPELTATSPRPWRRFGEALSIQLLNPKAGFFFLAVFPQFIKPEGDYYRQFFLLVASYGVLVVLVHSGYALMANGARGWLSSSQGARIVGKLSGITFLGFGALMASASK from the coding sequence ATGGCCGGTTACGGACTTTTTCTGATCCTGGCGACCCTGACGGTGCTCAGCCCGGGTCCTGGCGTGGTGCTGACGCTGTCCAATGCCTTGCGCCATGGTTGGCGCGGGGCATTGCCGGGCATCTTCGGTATCGCGTCGGGGGCGTTTATCGTGGCGGGTATTTGCGCCAGCAGCCTGGGGTTGCTCCTGGCCGCCTCGGCGACGGCTTTCACCGTGCTCAAATACATCGGGGCGCTGTACTTGTTGTACTTGGGCATCAAGATGTGGCGTACCCAGCGCTTTATTCCTGAACTCACAGCTACGTCGCCGCGCCCGTGGCGGCGATTCGGCGAGGCGCTGTCGATTCAGTTGCTCAACCCCAAGGCGGGGTTTTTCTTCCTGGCGGTGTTCCCTCAGTTCATCAAGCCGGAGGGCGATTATTACCGCCAGTTTTTCCTGCTGGTGGCGTCCTATGGCGTGCTTGTGGTCCTGGTGCATTCCGGCTATGCGCTCATGGCCAATGGCGCCAGGGGCTGGCTCTCGTCGAGCCAGGGCGCCAGGATTGTCGGCAAATTGTCGGGCATCACCTTCCTGGGCTTTGGTGCGTTGATGGCGTCTGCCAGCAAGTGA
- a CDS encoding DUF2628 domain-containing protein encodes MARYFKSPDSDQIEEVDAFQVLAILFLGVIYLFFTGLWRHLLIWLGIVAIGLVAGPQWMAGATALLHVVYCFMIRKIVAQDYLRKGWIEVADPKAVAGN; translated from the coding sequence ATGGCACGCTATTTCAAAAGCCCGGACAGTGATCAAATTGAAGAAGTGGACGCGTTCCAGGTGTTGGCGATCCTGTTCTTGGGCGTGATCTATCTGTTTTTCACAGGGCTATGGCGACACTTGTTGATCTGGCTCGGCATTGTGGCGATCGGGCTTGTGGCTGGACCGCAATGGATGGCTGGGGCAACGGCGCTGCTGCATGTCGTTTACTGTTTCATGATCCGCAAGATTGTCGCGCAGGATTATTTGCGCAAGGGCTGGATTGAGGTCGCTGATCCGAAAGCGGTTGCTGGGAATTGA